The Pseudodesulfovibrio sp. zrk46 genome contains a region encoding:
- a CDS encoding PAS domain S-box protein, producing the protein MNSQDITLFFDQSQDIIGIVDQNLRYVGVNLELCRYWGVQRDDVVNRPVREIVGEEAYDKAIGPNMERCLRGENIAYEKWIDFPGTGRRHVNVKYTPRHDEDGNVKGVFIIARDTTDNKKLEAELLQKTERYDNILSASEVGLMLFNPDMTIQWHNRQMNSFTHTPITLGDKCYEVLHQNTPPCENCIVKRSFATGERFSNEFYNTALERWFFFASAPVLDDNGQVQQVLGHMLDVSDQKEAEATLHAKQAELSSIFKATRAGLGIIRDRVFVTANDYLFDMVGYDWSEIIGHNINKLYVTQEDFDAAGDFFYHGTNQEAGDTYEVRWRRKDGTELDVLVTLTPMDSNDPSAGAAFAAMDVTDRKRTEEAIRHSEARFRELFEHVDIIAVQGYDRERRVMYWNPASETLYGYTREEAIGQLLDELIIPDPMKEIVQRDVDAWMNGGPAIPAGELFLQHKDGSSVPVYSSHVMQKTSTGEKYMYCIDVDLSEIKRIHNQLIQAKDEAEAANKSKSEFLANMSHEIRTPLNGIKGMLALIQSSNLDEQQAEYAQAGLESVDRLGELLSDILDISQVEAGKLVLGNEQFDLPGLAQQVKGLFQLTSDNAKVTLSCHVYDDVPQYVSGDSARLRQILTNLVGNGLKYTDSGEVRLEVSRLSPIKDNEERIYFAITDTGIGIDDPVIDKLFAPFFQGSQGYTRQYQGAGLGLAICKRLISLMGGHMAVESTQDHGTTAHVVLSFGKCDRLETPLFCSIGNDDDLGHGLNILVAEDDRINAIVCKRLLEKAGAKVEVAQNGREALDMLREGDFNAVFMDVQMPIMDGAKATQAIRAGETGDTNKDIFICAVTAYTMMGDREKFLEMGMDDYISKPMELDDLKRILCMVHGYFTETPN; encoded by the coding sequence TTACGAAAAGTGGATCGATTTCCCGGGCACAGGTCGACGCCATGTGAACGTCAAATATACTCCCCGCCATGATGAAGACGGCAATGTGAAGGGTGTCTTCATCATCGCCCGCGACACCACGGATAACAAGAAGCTTGAAGCGGAGTTGCTGCAAAAGACCGAACGGTACGACAACATCCTTTCTGCTTCGGAAGTGGGGTTGATGCTGTTCAACCCCGACATGACGATTCAGTGGCACAATCGCCAGATGAACTCATTCACCCATACCCCCATCACCCTCGGCGACAAGTGCTACGAAGTCCTCCACCAGAACACCCCTCCCTGTGAGAACTGCATCGTCAAAAGGTCGTTTGCCACTGGCGAACGTTTCAGCAATGAATTTTACAACACCGCGTTGGAACGTTGGTTCTTTTTCGCCTCCGCCCCTGTCCTTGATGATAACGGGCAGGTCCAACAAGTCCTCGGGCACATGCTTGATGTCTCTGATCAAAAGGAAGCTGAGGCCACGCTGCATGCCAAGCAGGCAGAACTGAGCAGTATTTTCAAGGCCACAAGAGCAGGCCTTGGCATCATCCGCGACAGGGTATTTGTCACGGCCAACGACTATCTCTTTGACATGGTCGGCTATGATTGGTCGGAAATCATCGGACACAACATCAACAAACTCTATGTCACCCAGGAAGATTTCGACGCAGCCGGGGACTTTTTCTATCATGGCACGAATCAGGAGGCAGGCGACACCTATGAAGTTCGATGGCGTCGCAAGGACGGCACGGAGTTGGATGTCCTCGTCACACTGACGCCAATGGATTCCAACGATCCATCGGCCGGAGCAGCCTTTGCCGCCATGGATGTCACGGACCGCAAGAGAACGGAAGAAGCCATCCGCCACAGCGAGGCCCGCTTCCGCGAGCTGTTTGAACACGTAGATATCATCGCAGTGCAGGGCTACGACAGAGAGCGCCGGGTCATGTACTGGAATCCCGCCAGTGAGACCCTGTATGGATATACCCGCGAAGAAGCAATCGGCCAACTTTTGGACGAACTCATCATCCCCGATCCCATGAAGGAAATTGTGCAGCGCGATGTGGACGCATGGATGAATGGCGGCCCGGCCATTCCGGCTGGAGAGCTATTCCTGCAGCACAAGGACGGCAGTTCGGTGCCGGTCTATTCTTCACATGTAATGCAAAAGACCTCCACCGGCGAAAAATACATGTACTGTATCGATGTCGACCTTTCTGAAATCAAGCGTATCCACAACCAACTGATTCAGGCAAAGGATGAAGCCGAGGCTGCGAACAAATCCAAGTCAGAATTTCTCGCCAACATGAGCCATGAAATTCGCACGCCGCTGAACGGCATCAAAGGGATGCTGGCACTCATCCAAAGCAGCAACCTCGATGAACAGCAGGCCGAGTATGCACAAGCCGGACTGGAGTCCGTGGACCGGCTCGGCGAACTCCTGTCAGACATCCTCGACATCTCACAGGTAGAGGCAGGCAAGCTGGTGCTGGGCAATGAACAATTTGATCTGCCGGGACTGGCTCAACAGGTGAAGGGACTATTCCAACTGACCTCGGACAACGCCAAAGTCACCCTGAGCTGTCACGTGTATGACGATGTGCCGCAGTATGTCTCCGGCGACAGCGCCCGACTCCGACAGATACTCACCAATCTGGTGGGGAATGGCCTCAAATACACCGATTCAGGCGAAGTTCGACTGGAAGTATCCCGTCTCTCGCCCATCAAGGATAATGAAGAGCGCATATACTTCGCCATAACGGATACGGGAATCGGCATTGACGACCCTGTCATAGACAAGCTGTTCGCCCCATTCTTTCAGGGGAGCCAAGGCTACACCCGCCAATATCAGGGAGCAGGACTGGGACTCGCCATCTGCAAACGTCTCATCAGCCTCATGGGCGGTCACATGGCCGTCGAGAGTACGCAGGATCATGGCACCACCGCCCATGTGGTTCTTTCCTTTGGAAAGTGCGACCGGCTGGAAACGCCTCTCTTCTGTTCTATCGGCAATGATGACGATTTAGGCCACGGCCTGAACATTCTTGTTGCCGAAGATGACCGCATCAATGCCATCGTGTGCAAGCGACTTCTCGAAAAGGCAGGAGCCAAAGTAGAAGTTGCTCAAAATGGGCGAGAAGCGTTGGACATGTTACGCGAAGGGGATTTCAACGCCGTGTTCATGGATGTTCAGATGCCCATCATGGACGGCGCCAAGGCCACCCAGGCAATTCGTGCCGGAGAAACCGGCGACACCAACAAGGATATTTTCATCTGTGCAGTGACGGCCTACACCATGATGGGCGACCGCGAAAAGTTCCTTGAGATGGGAATGGATGATTACATTTCTAAGCCCATGGAGCTGGACGATCTCAAGCGCATCCTCTGCATGGTACACGGGTATTTCACCGAAACCCCGAACTAG
- the amrS gene encoding AmmeMemoRadiSam system radical SAM enzyme: MQEARLWKPLKNGSVQCRLCNHYCAIKPGERGKCGVRENNDGTLYSLNYGKIAAINLDPVEKKPLYHFQPGTRTFSFATMGCNLRCTFCQNWSLSQSPSESRRIDGRDATPEQLVEEAVRVKAASISYTYSEPTIFFELMQDTAKLARKEGLKNIMVSNGFMSRECLDELAPDIDAINVDLKCFTEEFYHEISGAHLKPVLENLKYIKHTLGWWLEVTTLLIPGKNDSPEELDELTNFLAKEIGPDTPWHISRFHPDYKMNNVPVTGSDSLTAAYRMGREKGLKYVYIGNMPGLDMQHTICPGCGKEVINRSGFTSTRPSVTKGQCDFCGETIHGIEMG; the protein is encoded by the coding sequence ATGCAGGAAGCACGGCTCTGGAAACCGCTGAAGAACGGCTCTGTTCAATGCCGCTTGTGCAACCACTACTGCGCCATCAAACCGGGTGAACGCGGCAAGTGTGGTGTGCGCGAAAACAACGACGGCACACTCTACTCGCTCAATTACGGCAAGATCGCCGCCATCAACCTCGACCCGGTGGAGAAAAAGCCGCTCTATCATTTCCAACCCGGCACACGGACCTTTTCCTTTGCCACCATGGGCTGCAACCTCCGCTGCACCTTCTGCCAAAACTGGTCTCTCTCACAAAGTCCGTCCGAGAGCCGCCGCATTGACGGCCGCGACGCCACGCCCGAACAACTTGTTGAAGAAGCCGTCCGCGTGAAAGCCGCGTCCATATCCTATACATATTCGGAGCCGACCATTTTTTTCGAGCTCATGCAGGACACGGCCAAGCTGGCGCGCAAGGAGGGGCTAAAAAACATCATGGTATCCAACGGCTTCATGAGCCGGGAGTGTCTGGACGAACTTGCCCCGGATATCGACGCCATCAATGTGGATCTCAAATGCTTCACCGAGGAGTTCTACCATGAGATTTCTGGTGCGCACCTCAAGCCGGTGCTGGAGAACCTCAAATATATCAAACACACCCTTGGCTGGTGGCTCGAAGTCACCACCCTGCTGATTCCGGGCAAGAACGACTCGCCGGAAGAGCTGGATGAGCTCACAAATTTCCTCGCCAAAGAGATCGGCCCGGACACGCCGTGGCATATTTCCCGATTCCACCCGGATTACAAGATGAACAATGTCCCTGTGACGGGCAGCGATTCTCTGACCGCCGCCTACCGTATGGGACGCGAGAAAGGACTGAAATACGTATACATCGGCAACATGCCGGGCCTCGACATGCAACACACCATCTGCCCCGGCTGTGGCAAGGAAGTTATCAACCGCTCCGGCTTCACTTCCACCCGCCCGTCAGTAACCAAAGGACAGTGCGATTTTTGCGGCGAAACCATCCACGGAATAGAAATGGGATAA
- a CDS encoding 5'-nucleotidase C-terminal domain-containing protein, protein MKKMLLWVVCLGCLLVASSAFAFDLTILHVNDSHSYLAATGDRLVVDGKKTYVDLGGWPRLTTAVKHARRDSSASLLLHAGDAVQGDLYFMKYDGRPEMEFLNRLKFDAYVLGNHEFDKGAKFLANFLEYVGIPVLGANVDAAGMPRLADHLKPYVVRCFGQDRVGVIGLVTSDTQYISSPGKGVDFKDVAETARRYVKELQDLGVDKIVLLTHVGLEADKELAASIPGVDIIVGGHSHSLLANPEEMHALGKGVDDDYPVVVKGPDGNDVYVVQAWKWGRVLGRLDVTFDTDGQVVSAIGKPVMLVADGFQRKDKSRKRVELTGEVRQAVVDALTRSKVTAVMAEDAPAAAFLEPYTKGVQAMRKDVIGKAPKTLWHIRAPGVNKDGVKLQQGSMIAPLVAQSMLDKIATTGDPADIALVNAGGVRDNLKAGKISVGEIYTLLPFNNTLFLLEVTGAQLKAALEYGVNRSGGAFPYVAGARYTANMKREKGDRIESVELQGRDGKWHALDPTKSYRVVTNAYMAGGGDGYTMLKEIADRYDTGFVDSEAFIEFVKKTKVLKPPKRTGITYIPAYK, encoded by the coding sequence ATGAAAAAGATGTTGTTGTGGGTTGTGTGTTTGGGGTGTTTGTTGGTGGCCTCGTCGGCATTTGCTTTCGACCTCACTATTCTGCACGTCAATGATTCACACTCCTATTTGGCAGCCACCGGGGATCGGTTGGTTGTTGATGGGAAGAAGACCTATGTGGATCTGGGCGGTTGGCCCCGATTGACCACAGCGGTGAAGCACGCCCGGCGGGATAGCTCGGCATCGTTGCTGTTGCACGCCGGGGATGCCGTGCAGGGCGACCTCTATTTCATGAAATATGACGGTAGGCCGGAGATGGAGTTTTTGAACCGTCTCAAGTTCGACGCCTATGTGCTGGGCAATCACGAGTTCGATAAGGGTGCAAAGTTTCTCGCCAACTTTTTGGAGTATGTAGGAATCCCGGTTCTCGGGGCGAACGTGGATGCGGCTGGGATGCCTCGGCTGGCAGACCATCTGAAGCCGTATGTGGTGCGGTGCTTTGGCCAGGATAGGGTGGGCGTCATCGGCTTGGTGACCAGCGACACCCAATATATTTCCAGCCCCGGGAAGGGTGTAGATTTCAAGGATGTGGCCGAAACCGCACGTCGTTACGTGAAAGAGTTGCAGGATCTTGGCGTCGACAAGATTGTACTGCTGACTCATGTAGGGTTGGAGGCGGACAAAGAGTTGGCTGCTTCCATCCCCGGCGTGGATATTATCGTGGGTGGTCATTCCCATTCCTTGCTGGCCAATCCAGAAGAGATGCATGCGCTGGGCAAGGGTGTTGATGACGACTATCCCGTGGTTGTCAAAGGCCCAGATGGGAATGACGTCTATGTGGTTCAGGCCTGGAAGTGGGGCCGTGTGCTGGGGCGTCTTGATGTTACCTTTGATACTGATGGGCAGGTTGTTTCCGCCATTGGCAAGCCTGTCATGTTAGTGGCCGATGGATTTCAGCGGAAGGACAAATCCCGCAAGCGGGTGGAGTTGACCGGAGAAGTCCGGCAGGCTGTGGTTGACGCCCTCACCCGGAGTAAAGTGACTGCTGTCATGGCCGAGGATGCCCCTGCTGCTGCATTTTTGGAGCCCTACACAAAGGGTGTTCAGGCCATGCGTAAGGATGTCATCGGCAAGGCCCCCAAGACCTTGTGGCATATTCGTGCTCCGGGTGTGAATAAGGACGGAGTAAAACTGCAGCAGGGCAGCATGATTGCTCCTTTGGTGGCCCAGTCTATGTTGGATAAGATCGCAACAACCGGTGACCCTGCCGACATCGCCCTCGTCAATGCAGGTGGTGTGCGAGATAATTTGAAGGCCGGAAAGATTTCGGTGGGCGAGATTTATACCCTGTTACCCTTTAACAACACGCTCTTTCTGCTGGAAGTAACAGGGGCACAGCTCAAGGCCGCATTGGAATATGGCGTCAACCGAAGTGGAGGCGCGTTCCCCTATGTGGCTGGGGCGCGATACACTGCGAACATGAAGCGCGAAAAGGGTGATAGGATTGAATCCGTAGAACTACAGGGACGCGATGGCAAGTGGCATGCGTTAGATCCGACCAAATCTTACCGGGTCGTCACCAACGCCTACATGGCCGGTGGCGGCGACGGGTATACGATGCTCAAAGAGATCGCTGACCGATATGACACCGGTTTCGTGGATTCCGAAGCATTCATCGAGTTCGTGAAAAAAACAAAGGTGCTCAAGCCGCCGAAGAGAACTGGTATCACCTACATCCCGGCGTATAAATGA
- a CDS encoding DUF3750 domain-containing protein produces MKKTYAFLLALVLAGCTGGDWRTASREPAGIAPDPTSTPEAVVQIYAAPAWGWRGWFAVHTWISTKGTGDDQYTVYEVIGWRQKSGLPVLRIEKDAPDRYWFGERPELLADQRGAGVDALIAQIDAAARSYPWPNQYKVFPGPNSNTFTAWVLKQTPQLNVSLPFSAIGSGY; encoded by the coding sequence GTGAAAAAGACGTATGCATTCCTCTTGGCATTAGTCCTTGCTGGCTGCACAGGGGGAGACTGGAGAACGGCGAGCAGAGAGCCCGCTGGTATTGCTCCAGATCCAACCTCTACGCCAGAAGCTGTAGTCCAAATATACGCTGCCCCCGCATGGGGATGGCGTGGCTGGTTTGCTGTCCACACATGGATTTCAACCAAGGGGACTGGAGATGATCAGTACACCGTATATGAAGTAATTGGATGGCGGCAGAAAAGCGGTTTACCTGTGTTGCGGATTGAAAAGGACGCGCCTGATAGATACTGGTTTGGTGAACGACCAGAGTTGCTGGCAGACCAGAGAGGTGCTGGGGTTGACGCTCTCATCGCGCAAATTGATGCTGCCGCACGGTCATATCCCTGGCCCAACCAGTACAAGGTGTTCCCCGGCCCGAACAGCAACACCTTTACTGCTTGGGTACTCAAGCAAACTCCTCAGTTGAATGTATCACTGCCGTTCTCTGCCATTGGCAGTGGCTACTAA
- the greA gene encoding transcription elongation factor GreA, with protein MDRIPISKQGYEKIKAELEDLKAQRPAIIQAIKEAREEGDLSENAGYDAARERQGMLEARITYINSRMPLFDVIDLDSLDDERAIFGATVVVEDIDTEETRTFLLLGPDDADHKNGSISVLSPMGKAILGKEEGDEVIVDAPRGRIEYEIVSVEFRGSDALPSK; from the coding sequence ATGGATCGTATTCCCATTTCCAAGCAGGGTTATGAGAAGATCAAGGCTGAACTGGAAGACCTGAAGGCTCAGCGTCCGGCCATTATCCAGGCCATCAAGGAAGCTCGTGAAGAAGGCGACTTGAGCGAAAATGCAGGTTACGATGCAGCCCGCGAGCGTCAGGGTATGCTCGAAGCGCGCATCACCTACATCAATTCCCGCATGCCGCTTTTCGACGTCATTGACTTGGACTCCCTCGACGATGAACGCGCCATTTTTGGTGCCACTGTCGTGGTTGAGGACATCGACACCGAGGAGACCCGCACCTTCCTGTTGCTCGGTCCCGACGACGCCGATCACAAGAATGGTTCCATCTCCGTGCTGTCCCCCATGGGCAAAGCTATCCTCGGTAAAGAGGAAGGTGACGAAGTCATCGTCGACGCCCCCCGCGGCCGCATCGAGTACGAGATCGTTTCCGTGGAATTCCGCGGCAGCGACGCTCTTCCGAGCAAGTAA
- a CDS encoding rhodanese-related (seleno)protein, with the protein MATSAMSIAGGAFAGDRVPRMTTSQLAGMLDSPDVVVIDVRRDTDFQGSEMMIKGAQRRAYNDVDGWAGELSKEKTLVLYCAUPSEYTSARVAQALLKKGFARVYALEGGWEGWLDGGYPTENK; encoded by the coding sequence ATGGCGACATCGGCAATGTCCATTGCTGGCGGGGCGTTTGCCGGTGACAGGGTGCCGCGTATGACAACCTCTCAATTGGCGGGAATGCTCGATTCCCCCGATGTTGTGGTCATCGACGTGCGCCGCGACACTGACTTTCAGGGTAGTGAAATGATGATCAAGGGCGCCCAGCGTCGAGCCTATAATGATGTAGACGGTTGGGCCGGGGAATTGTCCAAGGAAAAGACGTTGGTCCTCTATTGCGCCTGACCGAGCGAATACACCAGCGCCCGTGTGGCGCAGGCACTGTTGAAGAAGGGGTTTGCCAGAGTCTACGCCCTCGAGGGAGGTTGGGAAGGCTGGCTTGACGGCGGATATCCGACTGAAAATAAGTGA
- a CDS encoding glutamine synthetase III gives MSGYQTRQTAIAAVTNFKSDLKPLNFTETSPTDVFGSNVFNDKVMKNMLPKDVYKSLMATKKTGEKMDPAIAGPVAAAMKEWAISKGATHYTHVFYPLTGLTAEKHDGFLSPDDEGGAIAEFDAKLLIQGEPDASSFPSGGLRATFEARGYTAWDVTNPAYILENPNGTFLCIPTAFVSWKGHALDKKTPLLRANQAINKAGRRFLDLFGNDDGNMVVSNAGPEQEYFLLDRNFYFARPDLMVCGRTLFGAKPAKGQELDDHYFGAIPRRVLAFMMEVERELYKLGVPVKTRHNEVAPGQFEIAPIFEQANLATDHNQMIMTTLKSVAKKHGMACLLHEKPFAGINGSGKHLNYSLSSATQGSLYSPGDTPHENMQFLCVTAATIRAVEKYSALLRSVVASAGNDHRLGANEAPPAIISIFLGEELAEIFNQIELGDLKGCKSKGCLEVGVDTLPALPMDSGDRNRTSPFAFTGNRFEFRAVGSNQSIAGAQVALNTIMADSLDFVSDEIEKLLKKKMPLNEACQKVIQGIMKEHGHVIFNGDGYADAWQKEAAKRGLPNLKTTADALPAMIAPEVVDVFEKYEVLTKDELHSRCEIYHEQYNQHIQTESALVVKVAKTIIMPSAVRYQGELAATAASLKAAGIKSITPALAEVTELVGNLDTALVALEKLMEKEDFKSIEEEAAYKTSKILPAMLAVREVADAMEGIVADDLWPLPSYQEILFIK, from the coding sequence ATGAGCGGATACCAGACTCGTCAGACTGCCATCGCAGCGGTGACCAATTTTAAATCTGACCTGAAGCCCCTGAACTTCACCGAGACATCCCCCACCGATGTCTTCGGTTCCAACGTCTTCAACGACAAGGTTATGAAGAACATGCTTCCCAAGGACGTCTACAAGTCCTTGATGGCCACCAAGAAAACCGGTGAGAAAATGGATCCTGCCATTGCCGGTCCGGTTGCCGCAGCCATGAAGGAGTGGGCGATCTCCAAGGGCGCCACTCACTACACCCACGTTTTCTACCCGCTGACCGGCCTCACCGCCGAGAAGCATGATGGTTTCCTGTCCCCCGACGATGAAGGCGGCGCCATCGCCGAATTCGATGCCAAGCTCCTCATTCAGGGTGAGCCCGATGCATCTTCCTTCCCGTCCGGCGGCCTGCGTGCCACCTTTGAAGCCCGTGGTTACACCGCTTGGGACGTGACCAACCCGGCTTACATCCTCGAAAACCCCAACGGCACCTTCCTGTGCATCCCCACTGCCTTCGTTTCCTGGAAAGGTCATGCACTGGATAAGAAGACCCCTCTGCTGCGCGCCAACCAGGCTATCAACAAGGCCGGTCGCCGTTTCCTCGATCTCTTCGGTAACGATGATGGCAACATGGTCGTTTCCAACGCCGGTCCCGAGCAGGAATACTTCCTCCTGGATCGCAACTTCTACTTCGCCCGTCCTGACCTCATGGTCTGCGGCCGCACCCTCTTCGGCGCCAAACCCGCCAAGGGTCAGGAACTGGATGATCACTACTTCGGTGCCATCCCCCGCCGCGTGCTCGCTTTCATGATGGAAGTTGAACGTGAACTTTACAAACTCGGTGTGCCGGTCAAGACCCGCCACAACGAAGTTGCTCCCGGTCAGTTCGAAATCGCTCCGATCTTCGAACAGGCTAACCTGGCCACTGATCACAACCAGATGATCATGACCACTCTGAAATCCGTTGCCAAAAAGCACGGTATGGCCTGCCTGCTGCATGAAAAGCCGTTCGCTGGCATCAACGGTTCCGGTAAGCACCTGAACTACTCCCTGTCTTCTGCTACTCAGGGCTCCCTGTACTCCCCCGGCGACACTCCGCACGAGAACATGCAGTTCCTCTGCGTCACCGCCGCCACCATCCGTGCAGTGGAAAAATACTCCGCTCTGCTCCGTTCCGTGGTTGCTTCCGCAGGTAACGACCACCGCCTCGGCGCCAACGAAGCTCCGCCGGCCATCATCTCCATCTTCCTCGGTGAAGAACTGGCCGAGATCTTCAACCAGATCGAACTGGGCGACCTCAAGGGTTGCAAGTCCAAGGGTTGCCTGGAAGTGGGTGTCGACACCCTGCCCGCACTGCCCATGGATTCCGGCGACCGTAACCGCACCTCCCCGTTTGCTTTCACCGGCAACCGCTTCGAGTTCCGCGCAGTCGGTTCCAACCAGTCCATCGCTGGCGCACAGGTTGCACTGAACACCATCATGGCTGACTCCCTCGACTTCGTCAGCGACGAAATCGAGAAGCTGCTCAAGAAGAAGATGCCCCTCAACGAAGCCTGCCAGAAGGTTATCCAGGGCATCATGAAAGAACACGGTCATGTCATCTTCAACGGCGACGGTTACGCCGATGCATGGCAGAAAGAAGCTGCCAAGCGCGGCCTGCCCAACCTGAAGACCACTGCCGATGCACTGCCTGCCATGATCGCACCGGAAGTCGTCGATGTCTTCGAGAAGTACGAAGTCCTGACCAAGGATGAGCTGCACTCCCGCTGCGAAATCTACCACGAGCAGTACAACCAGCACATCCAGACCGAGTCCGCTCTGGTCGTCAAGGTCGCCAAGACCATCATCATGCCTTCCGCCGTCCGTTACCAGGGCGAACTGGCTGCCACCGCTGCCAGCCTGAAGGCCGCCGGCATCAAGTCCATCACTCCGGCTCTGGCCGAAGTCACTGAACTGGTCGGCAACCTCGACACCGCTCTCGTGGCCCTCGAGAAGCTGATGGAAAAAGAAGACTTCAAGTCCATCGAAGAAGAAGCAGCCTACAAGACCTCCAAGATCCTGCCCGCCATGCTCGCTGTCCGCGAAGTCGCAGACGCCATGGAAGGTATCGTCGCAGACGATCTGTGGCCGCTGCCCAGCTACCAGGAAATCTTGTTCATCAAGTAA
- a CDS encoding RluA family pseudouridine synthase has protein sequence MSNIPDGLKLVHEDPVFVVVDKPSGLLSVPGKGEANQDCVVSRVKELYPDCIEQPSVHRLDQDTSGLLVLALTEDAHRNLSVQFMDRLVGKRYVALLDGEVKENGGLIELAFRLDPDNRPYQVYDPERGKMGVTRWRKLGVENGQTRVEFMPHTGRTHQLRLHSAHEKGLGFPIVGDRLYGTGTGPGQLKLHASTLRFRHPQNRKPLEFFSEPPF, from the coding sequence ATGAGCAATATCCCCGACGGTCTCAAGCTAGTGCATGAAGACCCGGTCTTCGTGGTGGTGGACAAACCCTCCGGTCTGCTTTCCGTGCCGGGCAAGGGCGAGGCTAATCAGGATTGCGTGGTCAGCCGCGTGAAAGAACTGTACCCCGATTGTATCGAGCAGCCATCTGTTCACCGCTTGGATCAGGATACCTCTGGCCTGCTGGTGCTGGCACTGACTGAAGACGCGCATCGAAACCTGTCGGTTCAGTTCATGGACCGGCTGGTGGGCAAGCGTTATGTCGCGCTGCTGGATGGTGAGGTGAAGGAGAATGGCGGGCTCATCGAGTTGGCCTTTCGTCTGGACCCGGACAATCGCCCGTATCAGGTCTATGACCCCGAGCGCGGCAAGATGGGCGTGACTCGTTGGCGTAAACTTGGTGTCGAGAACGGACAGACCCGGGTGGAGTTCATGCCGCACACCGGACGAACTCATCAGCTTCGTCTTCATTCGGCCCATGAAAAGGGGCTGGGATTTCCTATTGTTGGAGATCGCCTCTACGGGACCGGGACTGGCCCCGGACAGCTGAAACTCCACGCGTCGACCTTGCGATTTCGTCACCCTCAAAATCGTAAACCATTGGAATTCTTTTCTGAACCTCCATTTTAA
- the purM gene encoding phosphoribosylformylglycinamidine cyclo-ligase has translation MSSSAKRSQAYTDAGVDIEAGNQFVSRIKDMVKSTFTPGVATEIGGFGGLFKPEISGMEAPMLVAGADGVGTKLKLAFMFDKHDTVGIDLVAMSVNDVLVQGAAPLFFLDYFATGKLESGVAEQVVAGVCEGCKQSACALLGGETAEMPGFYPDGEYDLSGFAVGMVDSPKLVTGKSVAPGDVIIGLSSSGAHSNGWSLIRKILGESGLKNDDTFPGTDKTVAEVLIEPTKIYVKPVLELMESLTIKGMVHVTGGGFYDNVPRVLPEDTVAKIEFGSWPMLPIFDWLQKEGDLSWPEMLQIFNCGVGYILICDADSAEKALEMLDARDDVDAFRIGEIEERKGAAEQVEVIFP, from the coding sequence ATGAGCAGCAGCGCCAAACGTTCCCAGGCATACACCGACGCCGGTGTTGATATCGAGGCAGGCAATCAGTTTGTCAGCCGCATCAAGGACATGGTTAAGTCCACCTTTACGCCCGGCGTGGCCACCGAGATCGGCGGCTTCGGCGGTCTGTTCAAACCTGAAATTTCCGGCATGGAAGCACCCATGCTTGTGGCTGGCGCAGACGGCGTCGGTACCAAGCTGAAGCTCGCCTTCATGTTCGACAAACACGACACCGTGGGTATCGACCTCGTGGCCATGTCCGTCAACGACGTACTGGTTCAGGGCGCGGCCCCGTTGTTCTTCCTCGACTACTTTGCCACCGGCAAGCTGGAATCCGGCGTTGCCGAGCAGGTGGTGGCCGGTGTGTGCGAAGGCTGCAAGCAGTCCGCATGCGCCCTCCTTGGCGGTGAGACCGCTGAGATGCCCGGCTTCTACCCGGATGGCGAGTACGACCTGTCCGGTTTTGCCGTCGGCATGGTCGACAGCCCCAAACTGGTGACCGGCAAATCCGTGGCCCCTGGCGACGTGATTATCGGCCTGTCTTCCTCTGGCGCCCATTCCAACGGCTGGTCTCTGATCCGCAAGATTCTGGGCGAATCCGGTCTCAAGAATGACGACACCTTCCCCGGTACTGACAAGACCGTGGCCGAGGTCCTCATCGAGCCTACCAAGATTTACGTGAAGCCCGTACTGGAGCTCATGGAATCCCTGACCATCAAGGGCATGGTCCATGTGACCGGCGGCGGTTTCTACGACAACGTGCCCCGCGTCCTGCCCGAGGACACCGTGGCCAAGATCGAGTTCGGCTCCTGGCCCATGCTGCCGATCTTTGACTGGCTGCAGAAGGAAGGCGATCTGTCCTGGCCTGAAATGCTCCAGATCTTCAACTGCGGCGTCGGCTACATCCTTATCTGCGACGCAGATAGCGCAGAGAAAGCGCTGGAAATGCTCGACGCCCGTGACGACGTGGATGCCTTCCGCATCGGCGAGATCGAGGAGCGCAAGGGCGCAGCCGAACAGGTAGAAGTCATCTTCCCTTAA